GGGAAGACGTAGCCCTGGATGACCTCGTAGACCCAGAGCGGGAGCTCCTGCTCCTGGGTCATCAGGAAGACGGGCAGGCCGCGGAACCTCCTGGCCACCGCGCCCAGCAGCTCCTCGGCCCCCGGCGCCTCCCACGCCGCGAGGACCGCCGTCAGCGACGCGTCCGACCCGACCACCGCCAGGGCGTCCTCGGCCCGATGGGTCCAGCGCACCTGGAGCCCGAGCTCGTCCATCGCCGCGCACACGCGGCGGAGCTGCTCGGCGAGCGCCGAATCGGCGTCGGGGCGTTCGGTGACGGCGGCCAGAACCGTTCGTTCCATGCGGCACTCCATGATCGGGGGAAGGGACGGGTGGTCCTATCGCGATGGTAACGGTGTGCGGCTGAATGACAACCCAACGTGATGATGTGCCCCATGGAGCTATGTGCGTACTCCCCCTGCTGACCCCGTGCTACGGGGGTGGCTGCGAACGGCGACGTCCCCGCGCAGCGAGCCCGAACACGTCCGTCACCCGCTCCGCCAGGTCGTCCTCCGTCATCGTGGCATCGACCTCCAGGGTGCGCGTACAGACGCAGGCCATGGCGGGCGGCCAGGCGGCGACCGATGGTCGACTTGCCCGCACCGCTCCCACCACCGATCCAGAGAACGTGCCGGAGCCGCTCGCGCAACACTGAGACCTCCGGCAGCCATGAGATCACCCTTCGGAGGCGGCCCGCCGCGACTGGACCCCGCGCACGCGCTCGACGTCGAGCTTGGTCGACCGGTCGAAGCGGTAGATCCCGTTCTCCTCCTGGAACACGTCGGTCAGCTGCGTGTAGCAGTATCCGAACATGTCCGGATCGTCCAGCAGCGCCTCAGTCAGGCCCGCGAAGCGGGCGTGGAACTCCTCCTCGCTCCGTACGCGCTGGCCGTAGCCCCAGGAGCTCTCCCGGTCCGCGTCCTGGTCGGTCCCGGCGAGCTCCGGGTTCCACCAGATGCCGCCGTACTCGCTGACGAAGTACGGCTGGCCACGGTAGGGGACGGAGATGGGCCGCCCGGCCGCGTCGTTGACGAAGGGCTCGTCCTTGCCCAGGCCGCTCAGCTGCCCGGCGAACGCGCTGGGCTCCTGCTCGTAGTTGTGCGAGTCGTAGACGTCCGTCTCCGGCACGCGGTGGCTGTAACCCGAGGCGTCGATCACCGGGCGGGTGGGGTCGGCGAGCTTCGTGGCCAGGAACATGCCGCGGGTGACGTCGTCGAGCTGGGTGACGTGGTCGTGGATCACCTGGGTGGTCTCGTTGAGCGGGCACCAGCCGAGGATCGACGGGTGTGAGACGTCCCGTTCCAGGACCTCCAGCCACTGCGTGATGAAGGAGGCGGTCGGCTGCTGCTCGTGCCCGGCGAAGGCGCCCCAGTCGCCGAACTCGCCCCACACCAGGTAGCCCAGCCGGTCGGCGTGGTAGAGGAAGCGCTCCTCGAACACCTTCTGGTGCAGGCGCGCGCCGTTGAAGCCCGCGGCCAGCGACAGCTCGATGTCGCGCACCAGCGCGGCGTCGGTGGGCGCGGTCATCAGGCCGTCCGGATAGTAGCCCTGGTCCAGGACGAGCCGCTGGAAGACCGGGCGGCCGTTGATGAGCACGCGCTTGCCGTCGATCGCGATCGAGCGCAGCCCGGCGTAGCTGTCCACGGTGTCCGTGACGGCGCCCCCGGCGTCGAGCAGCTCGACCTTGACGTCATAGAGGAAGCCGTCGCCCGGCTCCCACAGGCGTACCCGGTCGGACGGCAGCTCCAGGCGAACGGACGGGGCCAGGTCCGCGTCGGCGCGGGCGCTCGCGGTGGCGACGACGCCGCCGCCGTCGGAGACGGTGACGCGGACCGAGCTGCCGGGGCGGTTGCCGGACAGGGGGACGACGACGGCGAAGGAGGAGGTCGCGACGTCAGGCGTGATCCGGGGGCGGCGCAGGTGCACGTCGGGGACGGGCTCCAGCCACACCGACTGCCAGATCCCCGTCGTACGGGTGTAGAGGCACTCGTAGTTCTGGTACTTGGTGGACTGCTTGCCCCGCGCCTGGGGCTCCTGCCGGGGGTCGCGGGCGCGTACCACGATCGTGGCGTCCTCACCGGGGCGCGCCACGGCTGACAGGTCGGCCATGAACGGGGAGAAGCCGCCGCGGTGGCGGGCCACCTCGACGCCGTTCACCCACACCGTGGCGTCGTGGTCGACGGCGCCGAAGTGCAGCAGCGTCCGGCGGCCCGCCCACGCGGCCGGGATCGTCACCGTGCGGCGGTACCACACCGCCGCCATGAAGTCGGTGTGCGCGAGGCCGGACAGCTCGGACTCCGGCGCGAAGGGC
This genomic interval from Nonomuraea helvata contains the following:
- a CDS encoding glycoside hydrolase family 2 protein, encoding MSRSAPHDVPRAEYPRPQMARQDWLTLNGPWQFEIDAGDSGLERGLRERELSGTITVPFAPESELSGLAHTDFMAAVWYRRTVTIPAAWAGRRTLLHFGAVDHDATVWVNGVEVARHRGGFSPFMADLSAVARPGEDATIVVRARDPRQEPQARGKQSTKYQNYECLYTRTTGIWQSVWLEPVPDVHLRRPRITPDVATSSFAVVVPLSGNRPGSSVRVTVSDGGGVVATASARADADLAPSVRLELPSDRVRLWEPGDGFLYDVKVELLDAGGAVTDTVDSYAGLRSIAIDGKRVLINGRPVFQRLVLDQGYYPDGLMTAPTDAALVRDIELSLAAGFNGARLHQKVFEERFLYHADRLGYLVWGEFGDWGAFAGHEQQPTASFITQWLEVLERDVSHPSILGWCPLNETTQVIHDHVTQLDDVTRGMFLATKLADPTRPVIDASGYSHRVPETDVYDSHNYEQEPSAFAGQLSGLGKDEPFVNDAAGRPISVPYRGQPYFVSEYGGIWWNPELAGTDQDADRESSWGYGQRVRSEEEFHARFAGLTEALLDDPDMFGYCYTQLTDVFQEENGIYRFDRSTKLDVERVRGVQSRRAASEG